Proteins from one Ananas comosus cultivar F153 linkage group 5, ASM154086v1, whole genome shotgun sequence genomic window:
- the LOC109709970 gene encoding uncharacterized protein LOC109709970 isoform X1, giving the protein MHMESLVERVRHVVRVVYYMLRKGLVSKRKVMLDLHLLLKRGKLAGKALANLMATMTFHHHHHGGAASSSSAAAAAASFSCASVDRTRDVEFSCTNTPSSSSSSSSSFFFFRVATNRNRRNRRNRRGDDDLRAYDAAAIAKAFEMLGEDDVAGADWMAATPSPALTWSGGAFWKSPALVAAGPVRQLRITDSPFPVTEEEDGDSGERVDVAAEEFIRRFYEQLRMQRSAAATPEYYRW; this is encoded by the coding sequence ATGCATATGGAGTCCTTGGTGGAGCGGGTGCGCCACGTGGTACGCGTGGTGTACTACATGCTGCGCAAGGGCCTCGTCTCCAAGCGGAAGGTGATGCTGGACCTGCACCTCCTCCTCAAGCGCGGCAAGCTCGCCGGAAAAGCCCTCGCCAACCTCATGGCCACCATGACcttccaccaccaccatcacggcggcgccgcctcctcctcctccgccgccgccgccgcagcctcaTTCTCCTGCGCCTCCGTCGACCGCACCCGCGACGTCGAATTCAGCTGCACCaacaccccctcctcctcctcctcctcctcctcctccttcttcttcttccgcgTCGCCACCAACCGCAACCGCCGTAACCGCCGCAACCGCCGCGGCGACGACGACCTCCGCGCCTACGACGCCGCGGCGATCGCCAAGGCGTTCGAGATGCTCGGCGAGGACGACGTGGCCGGCGCCGATTGGATGGCGGCGACGCCGTCGCCGGCGCTGACGTGGAGCGGCGGGGCCTTCTGGAAGAGCCCGGCGCTGGTGGCGGCGGGGCCGGTGCGGCAGCTGAGGATAACGGACTCGCCGTTCCCCGtcacggaggaggaggacggtGACAGCGGGGAACGGGTGGACGTCGCGGCGGAGGAGTTCATCAGAAGGTTCTACGAGCAGCTTCGGATGCAGCGCAGTGCCGCGGCCACGCCAGAGTACTATAGGTGGTAA
- the LOC109709970 gene encoding uncharacterized protein LOC109709970 isoform X2, translated as MHMESLVERVRHVVRVVYYMLRKGLVSKRKVMLDLHLLLKRGKLAGKALANLMATMTFHHHHHGGAASFSCASVDRTRDVEFSCTNTPSSSSSSSSSFFFFRVATNRNRRNRRNRRGDDDLRAYDAAAIAKAFEMLGEDDVAGADWMAATPSPALTWSGGAFWKSPALVAAGPVRQLRITDSPFPVTEEEDGDSGERVDVAAEEFIRRFYEQLRMQRSAAATPEYYRW; from the exons ATGCATATGGAGTCCTTGGTGGAGCGGGTGCGCCACGTGGTACGCGTGGTGTACTACATGCTGCGCAAGGGCCTCGTCTCCAAGCGGAAGGTGATGCTGGACCTGCACCTCCTCCTCAAGCGCGGCAAGCTCGCCGGAAAAGCCCTCGCCAACCTCATGGCCACCATGACcttccaccaccaccatcacggcggcgcc gcctcaTTCTCCTGCGCCTCCGTCGACCGCACCCGCGACGTCGAATTCAGCTGCACCaacaccccctcctcctcctcctcctcctcctcctccttcttcttcttccgcgTCGCCACCAACCGCAACCGCCGTAACCGCCGCAACCGCCGCGGCGACGACGACCTCCGCGCCTACGACGCCGCGGCGATCGCCAAGGCGTTCGAGATGCTCGGCGAGGACGACGTGGCCGGCGCCGATTGGATGGCGGCGACGCCGTCGCCGGCGCTGACGTGGAGCGGCGGGGCCTTCTGGAAGAGCCCGGCGCTGGTGGCGGCGGGGCCGGTGCGGCAGCTGAGGATAACGGACTCGCCGTTCCCCGtcacggaggaggaggacggtGACAGCGGGGAACGGGTGGACGTCGCGGCGGAGGAGTTCATCAGAAGGTTCTACGAGCAGCTTCGGATGCAGCGCAGTGCCGCGGCCACGCCAGAGTACTATAGGTGGTAA